In the Bacteroidia bacterium genome, one interval contains:
- a CDS encoding NADP-dependent malic enzyme — MEKLNTDALDYHSKGRPGKIEVIPTKPYSSQRDLSLAYSPGVAEPCLKIADNKEDVYKYTAKGNLVAVISNGTAVLGLGNIGPEAGKPVMEGKGLLFKIFADIDVFDIEVDAYEIDHFVNTVKAIAPTFGGINLEDIKSPECFEIERRLKEELNIPVMHDDQHGTAIISAAALLNAVELVGKKLEKVRIVINGAGASAISCTRLYVALGAKYENIVMLDSKGVIRADRDNLTDEKKLFASKRNINTLEEAIKDADVFVGLSKGNVVSQDMVRSMAKDAIVFAMANPTPEISFADAIAARKDIIMATGRSDHPNQVNNVLGFPFIFRGALDVRATCINEEMKLAAVKALAELAKESVPDTVNLAYHTKNLSFGRDYIIPKPLDSRLIYTVAPAVAKAAMDSGVAQKPIQDWDAYKAELKKRLGLDNELMRKVTHKAKQDPKRVVFADAENYKILKAAQEVSEEGIAIPILLGDKEQIAKISEENHLDLGKIQIIDPKSKEEEARRNDFSAAYFEMRKRKGLTYIDAQSAIRTHNYFGVMMVEKGMADVFISGLTRKYPTTIRPALEIIGRQKGVRIVAGMYILMTPRGPYFLADTTVNINPTAQDLVDITLLTANTVKEFNITPKIAMLSYSNFGSTPNEETKRVQDAVKILHEQHPDLIVDGDFQANFAINPEMRNELFPFTKLGNEEANTLIFPNLAAGNIVYKLMQELGQMEAIGPLLMGLKKSVHVLQLASSVREIVDMVTIGVVDAQIEKK; from the coding sequence ATGGAAAAATTGAATACAGATGCTTTAGATTATCACTCAAAAGGACGTCCTGGTAAAATTGAGGTTATCCCAACAAAACCATATAGTTCACAACGAGATTTATCATTAGCCTATTCACCTGGAGTGGCTGAACCTTGTTTAAAAATTGCAGATAATAAGGAAGATGTTTATAAATATACTGCAAAAGGTAACTTAGTTGCAGTTATTTCAAATGGTACAGCAGTTCTTGGTCTAGGTAATATTGGACCAGAAGCAGGTAAACCGGTAATGGAAGGAAAAGGGCTCTTATTTAAAATATTTGCAGACATTGATGTTTTTGACATTGAAGTTGATGCATACGAAATTGATCATTTTGTTAATACAGTTAAAGCAATTGCTCCTACCTTTGGAGGTATAAACCTTGAAGATATTAAATCTCCTGAATGCTTCGAAATTGAAAGAAGACTTAAAGAAGAACTAAATATTCCTGTTATGCATGACGATCAGCATGGCACAGCAATTATTTCTGCTGCTGCTTTGCTTAACGCTGTAGAATTGGTTGGAAAAAAACTTGAAAAAGTTCGTATAGTTATTAATGGTGCAGGTGCATCTGCAATTTCATGCACCAGATTATATGTTGCATTAGGAGCTAAATACGAAAACATAGTAATGCTTGACAGCAAAGGTGTTATCAGAGCAGATCGCGATAACCTAACTGACGAAAAGAAACTATTTGCTTCAAAAAGAAATATAAATACTTTAGAAGAAGCAATTAAAGATGCAGATGTTTTTGTAGGTCTGTCTAAAGGTAATGTAGTTTCTCAGGACATGGTTCGTTCAATGGCTAAAGATGCAATTGTGTTTGCAATGGCAAATCCCACACCTGAAATTTCTTTTGCTGATGCAATAGCAGCCAGAAAAGATATTATCATGGCAACCGGTCGTTCCGATCATCCTAATCAGGTAAATAATGTTCTCGGCTTCCCTTTCATTTTCAGAGGGGCATTAGATGTTAGAGCTACTTGTATTAATGAAGAGATGAAATTAGCTGCAGTAAAGGCCTTGGCAGAACTTGCAAAAGAAAGTGTTCCAGATACTGTTAATTTAGCATATCACACCAAAAATCTTTCATTTGGAAGAGATTATATTATTCCAAAACCTCTTGATTCACGTTTAATTTACACAGTTGCTCCTGCAGTAGCAAAAGCTGCTATGGATTCTGGTGTAGCTCAAAAACCAATTCAGGATTGGGATGCATATAAAGCAGAATTAAAAAAACGACTTGGTTTAGATAATGAATTAATGCGTAAGGTTACTCATAAAGCTAAACAAGATCCAAAACGTGTTGTTTTTGCTGATGCAGAAAATTACAAAATATTAAAAGCAGCACAGGAAGTTAGTGAAGAAGGAATTGCAATTCCAATTTTATTAGGAGATAAAGAACAAATTGCAAAAATAAGTGAAGAAAATCATTTAGATTTAGGAAAAATTCAGATTATCGACCCAAAATCGAAAGAGGAAGAAGCAAGAAGAAATGATTTTTCTGCTGCTTATTTTGAGATGAGGAAAAGAAAAGGTCTTACTTATATTGATGCACAATCAGCTATCAGAACTCATAACTACTTTGGTGTTATGATGGTTGAAAAAGGCATGGCAGATGTATTTATTTCGGGTTTGACCAGAAAATATCCTACTACTATTCGTCCTGCTCTTGAAATAATCGGACGTCAAAAAGGTGTGCGTATTGTTGCGGGAATGTATATTCTGATGACCCCAAGAGGACCTTACTTTTTAGCAGATACAACAGTTAATATTAACCCAACTGCACAAGACCTTGTTGATATTACACTTTTAACAGCCAACACAGTTAAAGAATTTAATATTACTCCAAAAATTGCAATGCTTTCTTATTCAAATTTTGGATCAACACCAAACGAAGAAACTAAAAGAGTTCAGGATGCAGTAAAAATCTTACACGAACAACATCCTGATTTAATAGTTGATGGCGACTTTCAGGCAAATTTTGCAATTAATCCTGAAATGCGAAATGAATTATTTCCTTTTACAAAACTTGGAAACGAAGAAGCAAACACTTTAATTTTCCCTAACCTTGCTGCTGGTAACATCGTGTACAAATTAATGCAGGAATTGGGCCAAATGGAAGCTATTGGACCATTATTAATGGGATTAAAGAAGTCAGTTCATGTACTTCAACTTGCAAGTTCAGTAAGAGAAATTGTTGATATGGTTACTATCGGAGTTGTTGATGCTCAAATTGAAAAAAAATAA
- a CDS encoding cysteine synthase family protein produces the protein MQDYKSRIKDISCLIGNTPLLEINFEYKGKRRRIFAKAENLNMTGSIKDRMALHIISKAYERGILKPGSPIIEATSGNTGIAFSAIGKALGHTVTIFMPDWMSSERMNLIKSLGAKIVLVSSEEGGFKGSIAKSIELAEKTKDAFLPCQFSNEDNVEAHMLTTGPEIYWQLKYKSLEPDAFIAGVGTGGTIMGVGKYLKSKFENIKIYPLEPSNSPTLTTGYKVGKHRIQGISDEFIPSIVKLDELNHVVAVDDGDSIIMAQKLACELGIGVGISSGANFLGALKVQEELGEDSIVVTVFSDDNKKYLSTNLLCEESEKSNFISSDVKLTSFKAIKRVCHVCCNPEDCDELRNFITQPENQLPFCPKRN, from the coding sequence ATGCAGGATTATAAAAGTAGAATTAAAGATATTTCTTGTTTAATAGGAAATACTCCTTTGTTAGAAATTAATTTTGAATACAAAGGAAAAAGAAGAAGGATTTTTGCAAAAGCCGAGAATCTAAATATGACTGGTAGTATTAAAGATCGAATGGCTCTTCATATAATAAGCAAAGCCTACGAAAGAGGAATATTAAAACCTGGTAGTCCAATAATTGAAGCAACAAGTGGGAATACAGGTATTGCTTTTTCTGCTATAGGTAAGGCTTTGGGTCATACTGTTACTATTTTTATGCCCGACTGGATGAGTTCAGAAAGAATGAATCTAATAAAGAGCTTAGGAGCCAAGATAGTTTTGGTTTCAAGTGAAGAAGGCGGTTTTAAAGGCAGTATTGCAAAATCAATTGAATTAGCTGAGAAAACAAAAGATGCTTTTTTGCCTTGTCAGTTCTCAAATGAAGATAATGTTGAAGCTCACATGCTAACAACCGGACCAGAAATTTACTGGCAATTAAAATATAAATCATTAGAACCTGATGCATTTATTGCAGGTGTGGGTACTGGTGGAACAATTATGGGAGTTGGAAAATATTTAAAAAGTAAATTCGAGAACATTAAAATTTATCCTTTAGAACCATCAAATTCTCCTACATTAACCACAGGTTATAAGGTTGGTAAGCATAGAATTCAAGGTATTTCTGATGAGTTTATTCCTTCTATTGTAAAATTAGATGAATTAAACCATGTAGTAGCTGTTGATGATGGAGATTCAATTATTATGGCACAGAAACTTGCTTGCGAGTTAGGAATAGGTGTCGGAATTTCATCTGGTGCTAATTTTCTTGGGGCATTAAAAGTTCAGGAGGAATTAGGAGAGGATTCAATTGTTGTTACAGTATTTTCAGATGATAATAAGAAATATTTAAGTACAAATTTACTTTGTGAGGAAAGCGAAAAAAGCAATTTTATTTCTTCGGATGTTAAATTAACTAGCTTTAAAGCAATTAAAAGAGTTTGTCATGTTTGTTGTAATCCTGAAGACTGTGACGAGTTGAGAAATTTTATTACTCAACCCGAAAACCAGCTTCCATTTTGCCCTAAAAGA